One window of the Silurus meridionalis isolate SWU-2019-XX chromosome 24, ASM1480568v1, whole genome shotgun sequence genome contains the following:
- the LOC124377904 gene encoding interferon-induced protein 44-like translates to MAGIFNFIRDLLGDTRPSCDSESSPPASKEFDQPWRTMPWGQQDELKQKLRNLRINHPNVQFVRILLVGDVGAGKSSFINSVNNAFQNRITSQALTDGVSGTSFTRNYTTFYIEGNDGSTLPFVFNDVMGFEEGEAGAYSKDIIKALSGFLQEGYNFEHASAMNNPGYRSNPSLQDQTSCLVNVMGASTVSLMSQDIINKMRKIREAATKLNIPQVIIMTKPDAACSLVNRDLKKKDGRVKKDTLEEKLRNFQLSSPDIKFVRILVIVICVFVLQYKTHYIKGKGRSHLPFVFNDIMGLEPADGHGAHVADIAAAVMGSLKEGHNFNPATPVSKDDVNYRGNPNISDQTFCLVYVMAADKVSLMKDEVIQKMKLIREKASKYNLPQVIIMTKVDDACPLVQDDLRKVYTSKNIKEKMKECSNRLGVPMNNIFPVKNYHEEVDTDDDLDVLILKALDQIVNIADDALVKKMSEQNTPEQYE, encoded by the exons acaacaagatgaactgaaacagaaactgaGGAACTTAAGGATCAACCACCCAAATGTTCAGTTTGTGAGGATTCTGCTTGTTGGCGACGTTGGAGCAGGAAAATCCAGCTTTATAAACTCGGTCAATAATGCTTTCCAAAACCGAATTACAAGTCAGGCTCTTACTGATGGAGTTAGTGGAACAAGTTTCacaagaaat TACACAACCTTTTACATTGAAGGAAATGATGGTTCCACTCtgccttttgtttttaatgatgtcATGGGATTTGAAGAAGGTGAAGCTGGTGCATATTCAAAGGACATCATCAAAGCCTTAAGTGGCTTTCTTCAAGAAGGATACAAT TTTGAGCATGCCTCTGCTATGAATAACCCTGGCTACAGAAGTAACCCAAGTCTTCAGGATCAAACCTCCTGCCTGGTCAATGTTATGGGAGCATCTACTGTATCGCTGATGTCACAGGacatcattaataaaatgagaaaaatacgTGAGGCAGCTACAAAACTGA ACATACCACAAGTAATCATTATGACGAAACCGGATGCAGCATGCTCACTGGTTAATCgcgatttaaagaaaaaag ATGGAAGAGT TAAAAAAGACACTTTAGAAGAGAAACTGAGGAACTTTCAGCTCAGCTCTCCTGATATTAAGTTTGTCAGGATTCTGGTCATTG TAATTTGTGTCTTTGTTTTGCAGTATAAAACCCACTATATCAAGGGGAAGGGCCGCTCCCATTTGCCTTTTGTCTTCAATGATATCATGGGACTTGAACCTGCAGATGGTCATGGTGCCCATGTAGCAGACATTGCTGCAGCTGTAATGGGTAGCCTTAAAGAAGGACACAAT TTTAATCCTGCAACTCCCGTGTCAAAGGACGACGTAAACTACAGAGGCAACCCTAACATTTCTGATCAAACTTTCTGCTTAGTCTACGTCATGGCAGCAGACAAAGTGTCACTCATGAAGGATGAAGTTATTCAAAAGATGAAACTGATCCGTGAAAAAGCTTCAAAGTACA ATTTGCCTCAAGTGATCATCATGACAAAGGTGGATGATGCCTGTCCACTGGTTCAAGATGACTTAAGAAAAGTCTACACCAGCAAGAATATCAAGGAAAAA atGAAAGAGTGTAGTAATCGACTGGGTGTTCCAatgaataacattttccctGTGAAGAACTATCATGAGGAGGTGGACACAGATGATGATCTGGATGTTCTGATCCTGAAAGCACTTGATCAGATTGTGAATATTGCTGATGATgctcttgtaaaaaaaatgtcagaacaAAACACTCCTGAACAATATGAGTGA